Proteins found in one Triticum aestivum cultivar Chinese Spring chromosome 4D, IWGSC CS RefSeq v2.1, whole genome shotgun sequence genomic segment:
- the LOC123099000 gene encoding protein FIZZY-RELATED 2 — MDHHQHQQPPSPADANSKPPTPSSTHASRHASGAALSWPPSSAEGAPARGPASSSASSAPATPASRTVYSDRFIPSRTGSNLALFDLAPAPSSSSGSAAAAAPPSPYCALLRAALFGPDTPDRLASSAGASSSSAASPVGSPAGGNIFRFKAEVPRNAKRALFAGGDDQDLLFPGIFTPKGSGPRKIPRSPYKVLDAPALQDDFYLNLVDWSSHNVLSVGLGNCVYLWNACSSKVTKLCDLGADDTVCSVSWAQRGTHLAVGTNQGTVQIWDATRCKRMRTMESHRMRVGALAWNSSLLSSGSRDKNILHHDLRAPEDYVSKLTGHKSEVCGLKWSYDNRQLASGGNDNKLFVWNQHSVQPVLKYTEHTAAVKAIAWSPHLHGLLASGGGTADRCIRFWNTTTNTHLSSMDTGSQVCNLVWSKNVNELVSTHGYSQNQIIVWRYPTMSKLATLTGHTFRVLYLAISPDGQTIVTGAGDETLRFWNVFPSPKSQSSDSLSSIGATSFVRSYIR; from the exons ATGGACCACCACCAGCACCAgcagccgccgtcgccggcggACGCCAATTCGAAGCCGCCGACGCCGTCGAGCACGCACGCCTCGCGCCACGCCTCCGGAGCGGCGCTCTCCTGGCCGCCCTCCTCCGCCGAGGGCGCCCCGGCGCGCGGTCCGGCGTCGTCGTCCGCCTCCTCGGCCCCGGCCACGCCGGCCTCCCGCACCGTCTACAGCGACCGCTTCATCCCCAGCCGCACTGGATCCAACCTCGCGCTCTTCGACCtcgcccccgccccctcctcctcctccggatctgCCGCCGCGGCCGCGCCCCCCTCGCCCTACTGCGCGCTCCTCCGCGCGGCGCTCTTCGGGCCCGACACGCCCGACCGCCTCGCCTCCTCcgccggggcctcctcctcctccgcggcctcgCCCGTCGGGTCCCCGGCCGGCGGCAACATATTCCGGTTCAAGGCCGAGGTGCCGCGGAACGCCAAGAGGGCGCTCTTCGCCGGCGGGGACGACCAGGACCTCCTCTTCCCAGGCATCTTCACCCCCAAGGGCTCCGGCCCCAGGAAGATCCCGAGGTCGCCCTACAAG GTGCTGGATGCGCCCGCATTGCAGGACGACTTCTACCTCAACCTCGTGGATTGGTCTTCGCACAATGTCCTCTCGGTCGGATTGGGGAATTGCGTCTACCTGTGGAATGCATGCAGCAGCAAG GTCACCAAGCTCTGCGATTTGGGGGCGGACGACACCGTTTGTTCCGTCAGTTGGGCGCAGCGTGGCACCCACCTTGCTGTAGGGACTAACCAAGGCACCGTCCAG ATATGGGATGCAACACGCTGTAAAAGAATGAGAACCATGGAAAGCCATCGCATGCGAGTAGGTGCTCTTGCCTGGAACTCTTCATTGCTTTCTTCTGGCAGTCGTGACAAGAACATCCTTCACCATGATCTCCGTGCTCCGGAGGACTATGTTAGCAAACTCACCGGGCATAAATCTGAG GTCTGTGGGCTCAAGTGGTCTTATGATAACCGCCAGCTTGCATCTGGTGGAAACGACAACAAA CTTTTTGTTTGGAATCAACATTCAGTACAGCCAGTGCTGAAGTATACTGAGCACACAGCAGCTGTGAAAGCTATTGCCTGGTCACCTCATCTACATGGCCTTCTTGCATCTGGTGGTGGAACTGCAGATAGATGCATAAGATTTTGGAATACGACCACAAATACACACTTGAGTTCCATGGATACAGGGAGTCAG GTGTGTAATCTTGTGTGGTCAAAGAACGTGAATGAGCTTGTTAGCACCCACGGATACTCCCAGAATCAGATAATAGtgtggcggtatccaacgatgtCAAAG CTTGCCACGTTGACAGGACATACATTCAGAGTATTATATTTAGCCATCTCCCCTGATGGACAG
- the LOC123099001 gene encoding phragmoplastin interacting protein 1 has translation MAAEDQIPRAQANPEKTKKRKKPKKDKWGQPIAAAADEPAVEQVQEQEAPEEPVAAAAAAAEGGEGAESYERGKVVASGMPYTTTEEEIRELFDQFGPIRSLQLSRFPDSGNFRGLAFVTFESDEVAMKSLELDGSKIGNRFMRVERCRVTASSKRQKKTEFQSDPEKPDGCLSAYVGNLSWNITEKDLRDFFKSSRIASIRFAIDNRTGDSRGFCHVDFEDDESLEKAVGMNQSELRGRPVKIAYAIINRA, from the exons ATGGCGGCCGAGGACCAGATCCCGCGAGCGCAAGCCAACCCCGAGAAGACCAAGAAGCGGAAGAAGCCCAAGAAGGACAAGTGGGGGCAGCCCATCGCCGCCGCGGCCGACGAGCCGGCCGTCGAGCAGGTGCAGGAGCAAGAGGCACCTGAGGAGCCtgtcgcagcggcggcggcggcggcggagggtggGGAGGGCGCGGAGAGCTATGAGCGCGGCAAGGTGGTGGCGAGCGGCATGCCGTACACGACCACCGAGGAAGAGATCCGGGAGCTGTTCGACCAGTTCGGCCCCATCCGCTCCCTCCAGCTCTCccgcttcccggactccggcaACTTCCGCGGCCTCGCCTTCGTCACCTTCGAG TCAGATGAAGTTGCCATGAAATCTCTGGAGCTTGATGGATCCAAAAT CGGTAACAGGTTTATGAGGGTCGAAAGATGCAGGGTAACTGCTAGCTCGAAGAGGCAAAAGAAGACAGAGTTCCAATCCGATCCTGAGAAGCCTGATGGCTGCCTCTCAGCTTATGTCGGCAATCTCTCATGGAACATCACCGAGAAGGACTTGAGGGATTTCTTCAAATCATCAAGGATTGCATCAATAAGATTTGCCATCGACAATCGAACCGGAGATTCTCGTGGTTTCTGCCATGTTGATTTCGAGGACGATGAATCGCTCGAGAAAGCTGTTGGGATGAATCAATCTGAACTGCGGGGAAGACCTGTGAAGATAGCGTATGCTATCATCAACAGGGCTTGA